A region from the Osmerus eperlanus chromosome 11, fOsmEpe2.1, whole genome shotgun sequence genome encodes:
- the brip1 gene encoding Fanconi anemia group J protein isoform X1, giving the protein MPPPTVEYTIGGVKIQFPCKAYPSQLAMMNSIVRGLNHSQHCLLESPTGSGKSLALLCSALAWQQAHLAKLEEGANTQEGKSQAEAKKTDVNTPCQCACHSKATWVPTTPKPAMVDLTVIDTNMGGLNTSPSADKEFKPKSQSLASRLSEKLQSSSDKDDDFQPDRKRIRTPLVDQKGRKRRCLEKGVVFIDDESEEERPGVSGKTWSMELSAQAQSMDLPSACCSPAACSLCPCASPKGGLTGPGGKSSKDKEKDGKKKVPKIFFGTRTHKQITQISHELKRTLYSRVPMTILSSRDHTCVHPEVVPHSNRNERCKELLESKNGYSCRYYHGVHKMREQSTLQGVHGLHQAWDIEDLVRLGGRLRSCSYYAARELMQDALIIFCPYNYLLDPLIRESLEINLKGQIVVLDEAHNIEDCARESASYALSEAQLLVVREELDGMVNHNIRRSHHEPLRAFCCSLINWIKESCSLLAEREYEMSCKVWHGKEVLGIFHVMGITADTFDLLQKHLAAALEKEERVGVVNGKEDVVEIPTISSVSSSILKSLFMVLDYLYRGNSRFAEDYRVALQQTYVWTTQPDVPDAQGFFARPQRRGRRQGGAQRTKTLVHTLSFWCLNPAVAFSDLSECVRTIVLTSGTLSPMGSFSSELGVKFSIQLEASHVISKSQVWVGTIGSGPQGRKLCATFQHAETYAFQDEVGALLLQVCQAVGRGVLCFLPSYKMLDKLRDRWTNTGLWDKLQERKTVITEPRGGAKGDFDQLLQTYYDAIKCCGERDGALLLAVCRGKVSEGLDFTDDNARAVVTIGIPFPNIKDLQVELKMKYNDQHCKARGLLPGSRWYEIQAYRALNQALGRCIRHKNDWGALILVDDRFRNNPNKYITGLSKWVRQLVKHHDTFNGAMQSLTNFSQCQQEAVEGHAGSPSLNGPVSSPASLCLMTLEQPQSDSMVGSLLGAPVPQACPEGPKVCHQTNSSRVLSEVSEPPVVPGCSDDADGRAAEQSPAMPFTPQSSYAKTPTRPLYDLFTSTPTRNRFKKPIFQARDSGRGANQFAKSTLTENKENQQDVTCQIEERQQPSQGQGVCEETNRTEALQSCQGLELSPLQVPLTCEPRQTAVDEDPFLQEGEEDEEDETIFFTPELFEDDEDEGSPQKERGPLSLPKTGCGAGLEGMVVDNHPIFNRTDQVSENILALDDQAKLQVQEQIQGSVKVQGQEQKNQGQNRQGNSRTRKLSRSRQKDPSTLCSAENCAKSCGDGQFQSGKHTLTKTQAQARCHQRGKARVRIGLLTNPSRVVPAQTTNKVTNVGTTKERSANVTCLQTEEAGGEKTVSSANNLISPLLGGMGQDSSCKTGVFCKQYQLALRPTWRRTVKKEQSDLGTTENINRVQFDIVTPEQEGINIQRSCNRKRKRANMASERRKRAYDQTPCTTGLFCTKCSLELLPVAEGVLRSAKCELERLPILGDHISCDVDAKVRCRCTPPSPTQPCDSAALLMVQDLQALQSLRNSLQPFCKNSTAYNAIWDPAECSVTRLLHCIGCASQDPSSASVMAFEIHHPRDPALDQIWLAPAAVQFCSLIQTHNPV; this is encoded by the exons ATGCCTCCACCCACCGTGGAATACACCATAGGAGGGGTGAAGATACAATTTCCCTGCAAGGCTTATCCATCCCAACTGGCCATGATGAATTCA ATCGTTCGAGGGTTGAACCACAGTCAGCACTGTCTTCTGGAGAGCCCTACTGGGAGTGGGAAGAGCCTGGCCCTGCTGTGTTCGGCCCTGGCCTGGCAGCAGGCACACCTTG CtaagcttgaagaaggagccaACACACAGGAGGGGAAAAGCCAAGCTGAGGCCAAAAAAACAGACGTTAACACACCCTGCCAGTGTGCGTGCCACAGCAAGGCCACATGGGTCCCCACTACGCCCAAGCCAGCCATGGTGGACCTGACTGTCATAGACACAAATATGGGGGGACTTAACACATCTCCTTCTGCAGACAAGG AGTTCAAACCCAAGAGTCAGTCATTGGCCTCTCGTCTGTCTGAAAAGCTGCAAAGCTCCTCAGACAAGGACGACGACTTTCAGCCTGACAGAAAACGCATTCGCACCCCATTGGTCGACCAGAAG GGTCGTAAGAGGAGATGTCTGGAGAAGGGGGTGGTCTTCATAGACGAcgagtcagaggaggagaggccaggcGTGTCTGGGAAGACCTGGTCCATGGAGCTGAGCGCCCAGGCCCAGAGCATGGACCTGCCCTCCGCCTGCTGT TCTCCAGCGGCCTGCTCTCTCTGCCCATGTGCCTCGCCCAAAGGAGGGCTAACGGGCCCAGGCGGCAAGTCTTCAAAggacaaagagaaagatggCAAAAAGAAGGTGCCGAAAATCTTCTTTGGCACGCGCACCCACAAGCAGATCACGCAGATCTCCCACGAGCTCAAGCGCACCCTCTACTCCAGGGTGCCCATGACCATCCTGTCCAGCCGAGACCACACCTGCGTCCACCCAGAGGTGGTGCCGCACTCCAACCGCAACGAGCGCTGCAAGGAACTGCTCGAGTCCAAAAAT ggcTACTCGTGCCGCTACTACCACGGAGTGCACAAGATGCGTGAGCAGAGCACGCTGCAGGGGGTCCACGGGCTGCACCAGGCGTGGGACATCGAGGACCTGGTCCGCCTGGGCGGCCGCCTGCGCTCCTGCTCCTACTACGCCGCCCGCGAGCTCATGCAGGACGCCCTCATCATCttctgcccctacaactacctgCTGGACCCCCTCATCAGGGAGagt TTGGAGATCAACCTGAAGGGGCAGATCGTGGTGCTGGACGAGGCCCACAACATTGAGGACTGCGCCCGCGAGAGCGCCAGCTACGCGCTCAGCGAGGCCCAGCTGCTGGTTGTCCGGGAGGAGCTGGACGGCATGGTCAACCACAACATCCGGCGCTCCCACCACGAGCCCCTGCGAGCGTTCTGCTGCAGCCTCATCAA CTGGATAAAGGAGAGCTGCAGTCTGCTGGCAGAGAGGGAGTATGAGATGTCATGCAAGGTGTGGCATGGGAAGGAGGTCCTGGGGATCTTCCATGTCATGGGCATCACCGCTGACACCTTTGACTTGCTGCAG aAGCACCTGGCGGCAgcgctggagaaggaggagcgtGTGGGCGTGGTGAACGGGAAGGAGGACGTGGTGGAGATCCCCACCATCAGCTCCgtgtcctcctccatcctcaagAGCCTGTTCATGGTGCTGGACTACCTCTACAGGGGCAACAGCAG GTTTGCGGAGGACTACCGCGTGGCCCTGCAGCAGACGTACGTGTGGACCACCCAGCCAGACGTCCCAGACGCCCAGGGCTTCTTCGCCCGGCCCCAGCGCAGGGGCCGACGCCAAGGGGGGGCCCAGCGCACCAAGACCCTGGTCCACACGCTCAGCTTCTGGTGCCTCAACCCCGCcgtg GCCTTCTCAgacctgagtgagtgtgtgcgcaccATCGTCCTGACCTCCGGCACGCTGTCGCCCATGGGCTCCTTCTCCTCCGAGCTGGGGGTCAAGTTCTCCATCCAGCTGGAGGCCAGCCACGTCATCAGCAAGTCCCAG gTGTGGGTGGGCACGATTGGCTCGGGGCCGCAGGGGCGCAAGCTGTGCGCCACCTTCCAACACGCGGAGACCTACGCCTTCCAGGACGAGGTGGGCGCCCTGCTGCTGCAGGTGTGCCAGGCTGTGGGCAGGGGCGTGCTCTGCTTCCTGCCCTCTTACAAG ATGCTGGACAAGCTGCGTGATCGCTGGACCAACACAGGCCTCTGGGACAAGCTGCAGGAGAGGAAGACTGTGATCACAGAGCCTCGCGGGGGGGCCAAGGGAGACTTTGACCAGCTGCTGCAGACCTACTATGACGCCATCAAGTgctgtggggagagag ATGGAGCACTGCTCCTGGCCGTGTGCAGGGGCAAGGTGAGCGAAGGGCTTGACTTCACGGACGACAACGCCAGGGCTGTGGTCACCATTGGTATTCCCTTCCCAAACATCAAAGACCTGCAG GTGGAGCTGAAAATGAAGTATAATGATCAGCACTGCAAAGCCAGGGGGCTTCTACCTGGCAGTCGCTGGTATGAGATCCAGGCGTACCGAGCACTGAACCAGGCTCTGGGGAG GTGTATCCGGCACAAGAATGACTGGGGTGCCCTGATTTTGGTGGATGACCGTTTCCGGAACAACCCTAACAAGTACATTACAG GTCTGTCCAAGTGGGTGCGTCAGCTGGTGAAGCACCACGACACCTTTAACGGGGCCATGCAGTCTCTCACCAACTTCTCCCAGTGCCAGCAGGAGGCAGTGGAGGGCCACGCAGGAAGCCCAAGCCTGAATGGCCCAGTCTCATCACCTGCTAGCCTATGTTTAATGACTCTGGAACAGCCGCAATCTGACAGCATGGTGGGCTCTCTCCTCGGAGCCCCAGTACCTCAGGCATGCCCAGAGGGGCCTAAAGTGTGCCATCAGACCAACAGCTCCAGGGTTCTCTCAGAAGTTTCCGAGCCCCCGGTTGTCCCCGGGTGTAGTGATGATGCAG ATGGCAGAGCAGCAGAGCAGAGTCCAGCGATGCCCTTCACCCCTCAGAGCAGTTATGCCAAGACACCAACTCGACCCTTGTATGACCTCTTCACATCCACCCCAACTAGAAACCGCTTCAAGAAACCAATCTTTCAGGCAAGAGACTCTGGCAGGGGTGCCAATCAGTTTGCAAAATCAACCTTAACAGAAAACAAGGAGAACCAGCAGGATGTTACCTGTCAGATCGAAGAAAGGCAACAACCTTCCCAGGGACAAGGTGTTTGCGAAGAGACTAATAGGACAGAGGCCCTGCAATCCTGTCAAGGGTTGGAACTCTCCCCTCTGCAGGTTCCTCTGACCTGTGAACCAAGACAGACTGCTGTGGATGAAGACCCTTTCCtgcaagagggggaggaagacgaggaagaCGAGACTATCTTTTTCACTCCAGAGCTttttgaggatgatgaggatgaaggtagccctcagaaagagagagggccctTGTCTCTTCCCAAGACGGGTTGTGGGGCAGGTCTGGAAGGCATGGTTGTGGACAACCATCCTATCTTTAACCGGACAGACCAGGTGTCTGAAAACATTTTAGCCCTAGACGATCAAGCTAAACTGCAAGTACAGGAACAAATTCAAGGGTCAGTGAAAGTTCAGGGACAAGAGCAGAAGAATCAGGGGCAGAACAGGCAGGGAAACAGCAGGACACGCAAACTGTCCAGGTCCAGACAGAAAGATCCCTCCACCTTATGCTCAG CAGAAAATTGTGCGAAATCTTGTGGGGATGGACAGTTTCAATCTGGGAAACATACTCTAACAAAGACTCAGGCCCAGGCCAGGTGCCACCAGCGTGGAAAAGCCAGGGTCAGAATAGGGCTGCTCACCAATCCCTCTCGGGTTGTTCCAGCTCAGACCACAAATAAGGTGACCAATGTCGGAACAACCAAGGAGCGGTCTGCTAATGTGACCTGTCTGCAGactgaggaggcaggaggagagaagactgtgtcatcagcaaacaacCTGATATCTCCATTGCTAGGTGGTATGGGTCAGGACAGTAGCTGCAAGACTGGAGTATTCTGTAAACAGTACCAGCTAGCTCTCAGACCAACGTGGAGACGTACAGTAAAGAAAGAACAAAGCGATTTGGGCACTACTGAGAATATTAACAGAGTGCAGTTTGACATTGTCACACCGGAGCAGGAAG GTATAAATATACAGAGGTCATGTAATCGGAAGCGGAAAAGAGCTAATATGGCATCTGAAAGAAGAAAG AGAGCTTATGACCAGACACCTTGTACTACAGGACTCTTCTGTACAAAGTGTAGCCTGGAGCTACTGCCAGTGGCAGAGG GTGTGCTGCGCAGTGCCAAATGTGAGCTTGAACGCTTGCCCATTCTGGGGGACCACATATCCTGCGACGTCGATGCCAAAGTTCGGTGTCGGTGCACACCACCCAGTCCCACACAACCGTGTGACTCGGCTGCCCTGCTCATGGTTCAGGACCTCCAAGCCTTGCAGAGCTTAAGGAACTCTCTCCAGCCCTTTTGTAA
- the brip1 gene encoding Fanconi anemia group J protein isoform X2, translating to MPPPTVEYTIGGVKIQFPCKAYPSQLAMMNSIVRGLNHSQHCLLESPTGSGKSLALLCSALAWQQAHLAKLEEGANTQEGKSQAEAKKTDVNTPCQCACHSKATWVPTTPKPAMVDLTVIDTNMGGLNTSPSADKEFKPKSQSLASRLSEKLQSSSDKDDDFQPDRKRIRTPLVDQKGRKRRCLEKGVVFIDDESEEERPGVSGKTWSMELSAQAQSMDLPSACCSPAACSLCPCASPKGGLTGPGGKSSKDKEKDGKKKVPKIFFGTRTHKQITQISHELKRTLYSRVPMTILSSRDHTCVHPEVVPHSNRNERCKELLESKNGYSCRYYHGVHKMREQSTLQGVHGLHQAWDIEDLVRLGGRLRSCSYYAARELMQDALIIFCPYNYLLDPLIRESLEINLKGQIVVLDEAHNIEDCARESASYALSEAQLLVVREELDGMVNHNIRRSHHEPLRAFCCSLINWIKESCSLLAEREYEMSCKVWHGKEVLGIFHVMGITADTFDLLQKHLAAALEKEERVGVVNGKEDVVEIPTISSVSSSILKSLFMVLDYLYRGNSRFAEDYRVALQQTYVWTTQPDVPDAQGFFARPQRRGRRQGGAQRTKTLVHTLSFWCLNPAVAFSDLSECVRTIVLTSGTLSPMGSFSSELGVKFSIQLEASHVISKSQVWVGTIGSGPQGRKLCATFQHAETYAFQDEVGALLLQVCQAVGRGVLCFLPSYKMLDKLRDRWTNTGLWDKLQERKTVITEPRGGAKGDFDQLLQTYYDAIKCCGERDGALLLAVCRGKVSEGLDFTDDNARAVVTIGIPFPNIKDLQVELKMKYNDQHCKARGLLPGSRWYEIQAYRALNQALGRCIRHKNDWGALILVDDRFRNNPNKYITGLSKWVRQLVKHHDTFNGAMQSLTNFSQCQQEAVEGHAGSPSLNGPVSSPASLCLMTLEQPQSDSMVGSLLGAPVPQACPEGPKVCHQTNSSRVLSEVSEPPVVPGCSDDADGRAAEQSPAMPFTPQSSYAKTPTRPLYDLFTSTPTRNRFKKPIFQARDSGRGANQFAKSTLTENKENQQDVTCQIEERQQPSQGQGVCEETNRTEALQSCQGLELSPLQVPLTCEPRQTAVDEDPFLQEGEEDEEDETIFFTPELFEDDEDEGSPQKERGPLSLPKTGCGAGLEGMVVDNHPIFNRTDQVSENILALDDQAKLQVQEQIQGSVKVQGQEQKNQGQNRQGNSRTRKLSRSRQKDPSTLCSENCAKSCGDGQFQSGKHTLTKTQAQARCHQRGKARVRIGLLTNPSRVVPAQTTNKVTNVGTTKERSANVTCLQTEEAGGEKTVSSANNLISPLLGGMGQDSSCKTGVFCKQYQLALRPTWRRTVKKEQSDLGTTENINRVQFDIVTPEQEGINIQRSCNRKRKRANMASERRKRAYDQTPCTTGLFCTKCSLELLPVAEGVLRSAKCELERLPILGDHISCDVDAKVRCRCTPPSPTQPCDSAALLMVQDLQALQSLRNSLQPFCKNSTAYNAIWDPAECSVTRLLHCIGCASQDPSSASVMAFEIHHPRDPALDQIWLAPAAVQFCSLIQTHNPV from the exons ATGCCTCCACCCACCGTGGAATACACCATAGGAGGGGTGAAGATACAATTTCCCTGCAAGGCTTATCCATCCCAACTGGCCATGATGAATTCA ATCGTTCGAGGGTTGAACCACAGTCAGCACTGTCTTCTGGAGAGCCCTACTGGGAGTGGGAAGAGCCTGGCCCTGCTGTGTTCGGCCCTGGCCTGGCAGCAGGCACACCTTG CtaagcttgaagaaggagccaACACACAGGAGGGGAAAAGCCAAGCTGAGGCCAAAAAAACAGACGTTAACACACCCTGCCAGTGTGCGTGCCACAGCAAGGCCACATGGGTCCCCACTACGCCCAAGCCAGCCATGGTGGACCTGACTGTCATAGACACAAATATGGGGGGACTTAACACATCTCCTTCTGCAGACAAGG AGTTCAAACCCAAGAGTCAGTCATTGGCCTCTCGTCTGTCTGAAAAGCTGCAAAGCTCCTCAGACAAGGACGACGACTTTCAGCCTGACAGAAAACGCATTCGCACCCCATTGGTCGACCAGAAG GGTCGTAAGAGGAGATGTCTGGAGAAGGGGGTGGTCTTCATAGACGAcgagtcagaggaggagaggccaggcGTGTCTGGGAAGACCTGGTCCATGGAGCTGAGCGCCCAGGCCCAGAGCATGGACCTGCCCTCCGCCTGCTGT TCTCCAGCGGCCTGCTCTCTCTGCCCATGTGCCTCGCCCAAAGGAGGGCTAACGGGCCCAGGCGGCAAGTCTTCAAAggacaaagagaaagatggCAAAAAGAAGGTGCCGAAAATCTTCTTTGGCACGCGCACCCACAAGCAGATCACGCAGATCTCCCACGAGCTCAAGCGCACCCTCTACTCCAGGGTGCCCATGACCATCCTGTCCAGCCGAGACCACACCTGCGTCCACCCAGAGGTGGTGCCGCACTCCAACCGCAACGAGCGCTGCAAGGAACTGCTCGAGTCCAAAAAT ggcTACTCGTGCCGCTACTACCACGGAGTGCACAAGATGCGTGAGCAGAGCACGCTGCAGGGGGTCCACGGGCTGCACCAGGCGTGGGACATCGAGGACCTGGTCCGCCTGGGCGGCCGCCTGCGCTCCTGCTCCTACTACGCCGCCCGCGAGCTCATGCAGGACGCCCTCATCATCttctgcccctacaactacctgCTGGACCCCCTCATCAGGGAGagt TTGGAGATCAACCTGAAGGGGCAGATCGTGGTGCTGGACGAGGCCCACAACATTGAGGACTGCGCCCGCGAGAGCGCCAGCTACGCGCTCAGCGAGGCCCAGCTGCTGGTTGTCCGGGAGGAGCTGGACGGCATGGTCAACCACAACATCCGGCGCTCCCACCACGAGCCCCTGCGAGCGTTCTGCTGCAGCCTCATCAA CTGGATAAAGGAGAGCTGCAGTCTGCTGGCAGAGAGGGAGTATGAGATGTCATGCAAGGTGTGGCATGGGAAGGAGGTCCTGGGGATCTTCCATGTCATGGGCATCACCGCTGACACCTTTGACTTGCTGCAG aAGCACCTGGCGGCAgcgctggagaaggaggagcgtGTGGGCGTGGTGAACGGGAAGGAGGACGTGGTGGAGATCCCCACCATCAGCTCCgtgtcctcctccatcctcaagAGCCTGTTCATGGTGCTGGACTACCTCTACAGGGGCAACAGCAG GTTTGCGGAGGACTACCGCGTGGCCCTGCAGCAGACGTACGTGTGGACCACCCAGCCAGACGTCCCAGACGCCCAGGGCTTCTTCGCCCGGCCCCAGCGCAGGGGCCGACGCCAAGGGGGGGCCCAGCGCACCAAGACCCTGGTCCACACGCTCAGCTTCTGGTGCCTCAACCCCGCcgtg GCCTTCTCAgacctgagtgagtgtgtgcgcaccATCGTCCTGACCTCCGGCACGCTGTCGCCCATGGGCTCCTTCTCCTCCGAGCTGGGGGTCAAGTTCTCCATCCAGCTGGAGGCCAGCCACGTCATCAGCAAGTCCCAG gTGTGGGTGGGCACGATTGGCTCGGGGCCGCAGGGGCGCAAGCTGTGCGCCACCTTCCAACACGCGGAGACCTACGCCTTCCAGGACGAGGTGGGCGCCCTGCTGCTGCAGGTGTGCCAGGCTGTGGGCAGGGGCGTGCTCTGCTTCCTGCCCTCTTACAAG ATGCTGGACAAGCTGCGTGATCGCTGGACCAACACAGGCCTCTGGGACAAGCTGCAGGAGAGGAAGACTGTGATCACAGAGCCTCGCGGGGGGGCCAAGGGAGACTTTGACCAGCTGCTGCAGACCTACTATGACGCCATCAAGTgctgtggggagagag ATGGAGCACTGCTCCTGGCCGTGTGCAGGGGCAAGGTGAGCGAAGGGCTTGACTTCACGGACGACAACGCCAGGGCTGTGGTCACCATTGGTATTCCCTTCCCAAACATCAAAGACCTGCAG GTGGAGCTGAAAATGAAGTATAATGATCAGCACTGCAAAGCCAGGGGGCTTCTACCTGGCAGTCGCTGGTATGAGATCCAGGCGTACCGAGCACTGAACCAGGCTCTGGGGAG GTGTATCCGGCACAAGAATGACTGGGGTGCCCTGATTTTGGTGGATGACCGTTTCCGGAACAACCCTAACAAGTACATTACAG GTCTGTCCAAGTGGGTGCGTCAGCTGGTGAAGCACCACGACACCTTTAACGGGGCCATGCAGTCTCTCACCAACTTCTCCCAGTGCCAGCAGGAGGCAGTGGAGGGCCACGCAGGAAGCCCAAGCCTGAATGGCCCAGTCTCATCACCTGCTAGCCTATGTTTAATGACTCTGGAACAGCCGCAATCTGACAGCATGGTGGGCTCTCTCCTCGGAGCCCCAGTACCTCAGGCATGCCCAGAGGGGCCTAAAGTGTGCCATCAGACCAACAGCTCCAGGGTTCTCTCAGAAGTTTCCGAGCCCCCGGTTGTCCCCGGGTGTAGTGATGATGCAG ATGGCAGAGCAGCAGAGCAGAGTCCAGCGATGCCCTTCACCCCTCAGAGCAGTTATGCCAAGACACCAACTCGACCCTTGTATGACCTCTTCACATCCACCCCAACTAGAAACCGCTTCAAGAAACCAATCTTTCAGGCAAGAGACTCTGGCAGGGGTGCCAATCAGTTTGCAAAATCAACCTTAACAGAAAACAAGGAGAACCAGCAGGATGTTACCTGTCAGATCGAAGAAAGGCAACAACCTTCCCAGGGACAAGGTGTTTGCGAAGAGACTAATAGGACAGAGGCCCTGCAATCCTGTCAAGGGTTGGAACTCTCCCCTCTGCAGGTTCCTCTGACCTGTGAACCAAGACAGACTGCTGTGGATGAAGACCCTTTCCtgcaagagggggaggaagacgaggaagaCGAGACTATCTTTTTCACTCCAGAGCTttttgaggatgatgaggatgaaggtagccctcagaaagagagagggccctTGTCTCTTCCCAAGACGGGTTGTGGGGCAGGTCTGGAAGGCATGGTTGTGGACAACCATCCTATCTTTAACCGGACAGACCAGGTGTCTGAAAACATTTTAGCCCTAGACGATCAAGCTAAACTGCAAGTACAGGAACAAATTCAAGGGTCAGTGAAAGTTCAGGGACAAGAGCAGAAGAATCAGGGGCAGAACAGGCAGGGAAACAGCAGGACACGCAAACTGTCCAGGTCCAGACAGAAAGATCCCTCCACCTTATGCTCAG AAAATTGTGCGAAATCTTGTGGGGATGGACAGTTTCAATCTGGGAAACATACTCTAACAAAGACTCAGGCCCAGGCCAGGTGCCACCAGCGTGGAAAAGCCAGGGTCAGAATAGGGCTGCTCACCAATCCCTCTCGGGTTGTTCCAGCTCAGACCACAAATAAGGTGACCAATGTCGGAACAACCAAGGAGCGGTCTGCTAATGTGACCTGTCTGCAGactgaggaggcaggaggagagaagactgtgtcatcagcaaacaacCTGATATCTCCATTGCTAGGTGGTATGGGTCAGGACAGTAGCTGCAAGACTGGAGTATTCTGTAAACAGTACCAGCTAGCTCTCAGACCAACGTGGAGACGTACAGTAAAGAAAGAACAAAGCGATTTGGGCACTACTGAGAATATTAACAGAGTGCAGTTTGACATTGTCACACCGGAGCAGGAAG GTATAAATATACAGAGGTCATGTAATCGGAAGCGGAAAAGAGCTAATATGGCATCTGAAAGAAGAAAG AGAGCTTATGACCAGACACCTTGTACTACAGGACTCTTCTGTACAAAGTGTAGCCTGGAGCTACTGCCAGTGGCAGAGG GTGTGCTGCGCAGTGCCAAATGTGAGCTTGAACGCTTGCCCATTCTGGGGGACCACATATCCTGCGACGTCGATGCCAAAGTTCGGTGTCGGTGCACACCACCCAGTCCCACACAACCGTGTGACTCGGCTGCCCTGCTCATGGTTCAGGACCTCCAAGCCTTGCAGAGCTTAAGGAACTCTCTCCAGCCCTTTTGTAA